CATCGCCACCCCCCAAGACCTGGCCGAGGAGCCCGGCTGCGTAGGCCGCCCCGTACTCGGCGCACGCGTCGAAATCCTGGACGACCAGGGCAGGAAGGTCCCCCGCGGCGCGACGGGCCGCATCTTCGTCGGCAACACCATCCAGTTCGAGGGCTACACCGGCGGCGGCCACAAGGAAATCATCCGCGGCCTGATGTCCTCCGGCGATGTCGGCCACTTCGACAGCGCCGGAAGACTTTTCGTAGACGGCCGCGACGACGAAATGATCGTCTCAGGCGGCGAGAACGTCTTCCCCGCCGAAGTCGAAGAACTCCTCCACACCCACCCCGCAGTCCGAGAAGCCGCCGTAATCGGCGTCCCCGACCCCCAATTCGGCGCCCGCCTCAAAGCCTTCGTCGTAACCCACGACACCCAAACCTGCACCGAATCCGACATCAAAGACTACGTAAAATCAAACCTGGCCCGCTACAAGGTCCCCCGCGAAGTAACCTTCCTCCCCGAACTCCCCCGAAACCCCACCGGCAAAGTCCTCAAACGCAAACTGACAGAAGCCTGACCCTTCCAACAACCGCGAAAACTGCTCGAGGAATGTAGTAAAAGGTGATCCGTGCAGCCCGTGGGCTGGTAGGCGAGTCACGTCTCCTGTGTCGCGTCAGCGAAGGTCCGGTAGGGCAGGCGACGTAACCACACTTCCGGTGCATTCACCCGGCAGGCATTCCGGTCGCGGGCGTGCCACCCGGGTAGTCTGTTACGGCGGCTATAGCGGTGGGGAAACGCCCGGTCCCATTCCGAACCCGGAAGCTAAGGCCACCTGCGCCGATGGTACTGCACTCGACAGGGTGTGGGAGAGTAGGACACCGCCGGAACATCATTCGCGAAAGCCCCCAGCTTATTGGCTGGGGGCTTTCGGCGTTTTTTGGGAAGATCCTTGGGTGAGTTGGGATCTGGTAGAGCTCGTTGTTCGGCGGAACCTGCGGGTGCCGGGGGTGGAGGGGCCGGCGGGGGATGGGGTGGTGGCTGCGCGGCAGTTCGATGCCGTGTTGATGTCGGTGGGGTTCAAGCTTTCTGGGGAGTTGTTCGGGCGGTTGGCGGGGTTGGCGCCGGGGGCGGTGATCGATGTCGCGGTGCGCACGTTGGGGATTGTGCGGCGGCTGGTGGGGGCGCATGTCGAGCACAATGCGTATTTCAAGGATTTCCCGGCGAATGTGCCGGACACCGTGGAGTTTTGGACGGACTGTCTGCTGGATGCGCTCGGTGACGAGTTGGCGGCGGCCGCGGTGGCGGACGGTTTGGAGCAGGGTCTGCTGAATCTGCTCGCGCTGCCGAAGTATGGGCGTTACCAGCACGATTACGTTGAGATGGTGGCCGCGCACGATGCGTTGGTGGAGTCCGTGCGGGATCGTGTCACCCTGCTGCACCTCGGCGGGTCGGTCGAGGAGGAGTTGTCGGGGATCTATCTGGCGTTGGCCGGGTGCGCTACGCCGCTGGGGGACGAGGATCTGGCGGTGCTGCGTGAACTGGCGCTGTATTGCGCGTCGTGCCCGCAGCCGGATTCCATTCCCGTGCGCGAGCATCGAGCGATCATCGACGAGGTGCGGCTGGCAGCGGGTGCGAAGCTGCTGGCCGACACCGTCACCGACATTCTGCGCCTGGCGTGCCTGCTGTCGAACGGTGATGTGTCGCTGCTGACTCCGACCCGGTTTCGTTCCCTGTCCCGGCGTTCGCGTCGTGGCCTGCTGGCCGCGCTGGACGCGATCGTCGCGGAGCAGCCGGCCAAGCTTGGTGACGTGGCCGCGCACCGGGAGGCGTGGAAGCGGTTGGGGGAGCGGCTGCATCCGCACGAATATCCGCGCTGGGAGCACGCCGCGGCGGTTTTCGCGGTCGCCCGGGGTGAGCGCCGCGCGCCGTCGTTCGCGTCGAGGTTGGAGGCGTTGCTCGCGGAGGGGGACGTGGCGGGCGCGGCCCAGTTGCTGAGAAATGCACCCGGTCTGCTGCTGCGTTCTCTCGATCGGCTGTTGCGGTCGAGCGGGTCGGAAGCGGCGACGGAGGCTGTCTTGTGCGCGGTGGAGGACACCGTCGGCAAGGCGTCGGCGCGCGTGATCCTGTCCGTCCGTGAGCATCTCGACAACCGCGAGGGTGTCGAACAGCGGATCTTCGCCAATCGTCTGGGCCGTGGCCGGGTGGTCGCCGATGAGCGGGCGCCGATCGATGCCGCGGTGCTGGAGCGGCTGCGCGGGCTGCTGGACGCGGAGGTGAAGCGCCGCCTGTCCGCGCTCACCCGCCTGGTGATCGATCCGGATGTCATGGACGTCGCACTACCGTTGAGCGGCAAGGCGATCAGCGGCGGACTCGGTGTGCTGCCGCGCGGCTCCGTATCGCCGGTGCGCGGTGAGCGGCTGCGGTTTTTCGTGTACTGGCGGGAGTCGGCCGCCACCACCGATTTCGACCTCTCGGCCCTGCTGCTGGATTCGGAGTACGAACTCGAGGGCTGGCTGTCGTACACGAACCTCACCGAGGCGGGCGGCGTGCATTCCGGCGATATCACCGCCGCACCCGAAGGCGCGTCCGAGTTCATCGAGCTGGACCTGGACAAGGTGACGGCGCATGCGATCGTGCCGCAGTTGAATGTGTTCTCCGGTGAGGGCTTCGACGAGGTGGCCGAATCCTTCTTCGGGTACATGCTCCGTGACGGCGATCAGCGTGGCCTGCCCTACGAACCGCGCACCGTGCGCACGAAATCCGAATTGCGTGGGGCCGGGCGGGTTGCGTTGCCGCTGGTCTTCTTCCGCGCGGACTCCGGGGAGTGGCGGGCGAAGTGGTTGCATCTGAACCTCGCGGGCGAACCCGAGTTCAATGCGGTGGAGAACAATCGCGTGTCGGCGTCGGCGCTCGCGCGGGCGGTGGTCGATCGCCGGTACCTGACCGTCGGCTATCTCGCGAATCTGCTGGCGGACGAGGTGATCCCTTGGGCGGGGCAGGCTTTCGAGGAGCCGGTCGTCTTCGTCGGCCTGGAACGGCCGGATGGCCTGCCGCCGGGTTCCCAGGTCTTCACGCCCGAGAATCTGGGTAACCTGATCCCGGAGTGACTGCTACCGTGGTGCACGGCGAGGCCATGGGGGAGCTTCCTTCTCATTCTTAGGGTAGATACTCCAGCGCCCCCGCTCTCCTCGCCGCCACTCTTCTCATCATCCAGGCCCCCGGCTCCGCCCGGGGGCCTTGGTTTTTCGCGGTTCGGCGAAAGCGGGAGCACTGCTCTTGACGGCGGGCTATGGGTCTGTGACTATTGATCTCAGTAGAGAGCACTGATCTCGGAGTTGAAATGATCGCCACCGCCTGGTCCGCCGCCAACCTCACCCTGGCCTTCGTCCTGGAACTCATCGCCGTGGGCGCCCTCGCCTACTGGGGTGTGCGTACCGGACGCGGGCGGATCGCCCGGGTTCTACTCGGTGTGGGCCTGGCCGTCGCCGCTATGACGCTCTGGGGTCTGTTCGCCGCACCGCAGGCCACCTACTCGATTCCGGTAGCGGCCGTCGCCACCAAGGTCGCCCTCTTCGGCGGCGCGTCTCTCGGGCTCTGGCAGCTCGGCCATCGCACGGCAGCGGTCGCGTTCCCGCTGCTCGTGGTCGCCAACCTCGCCGTGATCCACCTCGGCCACCTGTCGATGTGATTGCCGTTGGGCCGCGCGGAAATTCACGCGACACCGGCGGCGTTGCACTGTTACGTTCACCCGGCGGGATGGGAAGTTCCGCCGAACATTCTCTCGACCAGGAAGGGCCGGTCATGCGTGACAATCGCACCGCCGTCGTCGCCCGTCCGCGCTTCGAGGTGATCCTGGTGTCTTCGCCGGCTCGGTGCCGGCTGCGCGGCCGGTACTGAGTACACCCCTGGACTCCGAGTCCCGGGGAATCGCGCTGTTCTGGACAAGATCAGCCCGAAGGACGTATGACCGTGCGTACCAACATTTCTCGACACACCCTTGCTACCGTTCGTAACCTCGGCATTCTCGCGCACGTGGACGCGGGCAAGACCACGGTGACCGAGCGCATACTGTTTCTCACCGGTATCACCCACAAGCGCGGTGAGGTGCACGACGGCACCACCGTCACCGATTTCGATCCGCAGGAACGGGATCGGGGCATCACCATTTTCGCGGCGGCGGTGAGCTGCCGCTGGGCCGGCCACCGGCTGACCGTCATCGACACCCCCGGCCACGTCGACTTCTCCGACGAGGTCGAGCGTTCCCTGCGCGTATTGGACGGCGCCGTAGCGGTTTTCGACGCCGTGGCCGGCGTGGAGCCGCAGAGCGAATCGGTGTGGCGGCGTGCGGACCGCTACGGCGTGCCGCGCATCGCGTTCGTCAACAAGATGGACCGCGCGGGCGCGGACCTGACCGCCGCGGTCGCCTCGATTCGGGAACGGCTGCACCCGGTTCCGTTGCCGGTGCAGCTGCCGGTGTATTCCGGTGACGTGTTCACCGGCGTGGTCGACCTGGTCCGGCCGCGGGCGCTGCATTGGGACGGCGGCTTGGTCGAAGGTCCGGTGCCCGATCGGCTGGCGGCGGACGTGGCACGCGCCCGGCGCGAGCTGGAAGAGGCGGTGGCGGAACGGAATGCGGCCGCGCTGGAGGAGTTCGTCGAGCACTCCGGGCTGTCCGCGGACACCTTGACCGCGGCGCTGCGCGAGCTGACCCTCGCCGGTGAGGTGGTCCCGGTGCTGTGCGGCGCGGCCTACCGCGATATCGGCATCGAGCCGCTGCTGGATGCCGTCGTGGCCTACCTGCCCTCGCCGCTGGACCGTCCCGCGGTCGGCGACGGCAGCCGCGACGCGGATCCGGCGCAGCCGCTGGCGGCGCTGGCGTTCAAGGTGCATGCCACCCCGACCGGGCGGCTCACCTTCGTGCGCGTCTACTCGGGCGTTATGACCAAGGGCGACACCGTATTCGACGCGTCCGGCGGTCGCCGCGAGCGGATCGCGCGCATCCTGCGGGTGCAGGCGGATCGGCACGAGGAGGTGGAGTCCGCGATCGCGGGTGACATCGTCGCACTGGTCGGACCCAAGGCGGTCCGGGTCGGCGCGACCCTGTGCGCGCCGGACGCGCCGGTGCAGCTGGAGCCGCCGGCCCCTACCGAGCCGGTGGTCTCGGTGGCGGTGGAGGCGAAATCCAGCGCCGACACCGAGAAGCTGGCGGTGGCGCTGGCCCGGCTGGCCGACGAGGACCCGTCGCTGACGGTGCGGACCGATCCCGAGACCGGGCAGACGCTGCTGGCCGGGCTGGGTGAGCTGCACCTCGAGGTCGTGGTGGAGAAGTTGCGCCGCGAACGCGGGCTGAGCGTGACGGTCGGCCGGCCGCAGGTGGCGTACCGCGAGACCGTGGTGCGCGGCGTGCGCGGCCTGACGTACCGGCACGTCAAGCAGGACGGCGGGTCGGGGCAGTGGGCGCATATCGTGCTGGATGTGCGGCCGCTGAACGAATCCGAGCCCGGGGCAACCGGTTTCGAGTTCGAGTCCACGGTGGTCGGCGGCCGGGTGCCGGCGGAATTCGTGCGCGCGGTCGAGGCCGGGTGTCGCGATGCCTTGGCCGAAGGGCCGCTGGGTCACCCGGTCACGGGCGTGCGGGTCACGCTCACCGACGGTGCGACGCACTCCAAGGATTCGTCGGACCTGGCGTTCCGCACCGCGGGTCGCCTCGGCGTGCGCGAAGCCTTGCGGGCCTGCGCCATGGCGGTGCTGGAACCGGTGGTGGAGTTGACCGCCACGGTGCCGGAGGACTACGTGGGCGCGGTGCTCGGTGATCTGGCGGCCCGGCGCGGCCGGGTGACCGGTTCGGTGACTCGGATCGGCACCATGGTGCTCACGGCCGAGGTGCCGTTGGCCGAATTGTTCGGTTACGCGACGCGATTGCGCAGCCGAACGCAGGGCCGGGGCACGTTCACCACGCGCCCGCTCGGCTACGCGCTAGCTCCGTAACGAGTGGGGCCGGTGGCGGCGACAGTCGATGTCGTCCGCCACCGGTCCGCGCACCGGGTCGATTTCCCCGAAAAGGCTTGATTGTTGTCGCGACTACGGTTACTGTTGTCGCAACAACAGAACTTTCCCGAGTGGAGTTGATTCCGATGATGTACTCGTTCACCGAAACCGCCGTGATCAAGGGTGATGTCGACAAGATCTGGGCCGTCGCCACCGATGTCGACCGCTGGGCCGACTGGGATCCGCACGAGGAGAAGTCCCGCATCGACGGGGAGTTCGCGGCCGGGACCAAGGGGTGGGTGAAGCCGAAGGGCGCGCCCGCGGGGCCGTTCACCATCGTGGCCGTGGAACCGGGGGTCTCGTGGACCAGCGAGGCCGGGATTCCGTTCGGCAAGCTGCGCGGGCACCGCACCTACGAGGCGCTCGGCGACGGCACCGTGCGGGTGGCGGAGAATGTGGAGATCCACGGGCCGTTCGGGCCCTTGTTCAAGCTCGTCTGGGAGAAGGCCATGCGCGCGGACATGCCGCTGACCTTCGCCGCATTGGAACAGGAGGCGCTACGACGTGGCTGAACCACGGGGTCCGCTGATGAGTCCGGGATTCTGGCTGCACCACGCCGCGCTGGAGTGGCGGGCCACGCTGGAACGCAATCTGCGCCCGCTCGGGCTCACCCCTACCCAGTTCAACCTGCTGGCCTCGGCCGGCTGGCTGAGTCGGCAGGGTGAATCGCCCACCCAGCAGCAGGTGGCCGACATGTCCGGGTCGGATCGCATGATGGCGTCCAAGGTGATTCGCGGACTGGAGGAACGCGAACTGCTGATCCGCCGCCCGGACCCGGCCGATGCCCGCGTGCTGCGCATCGAACTCACCGCCGCCGGAAGGGAATTGGCGAGCAAGGGGGTGCGGACCGCCGTCGACACCGACGAGCAGATCTTCGGCGACGACGGGGAGCAACTGCGCGAGCGGTTGAAACCCATTGCCGCACACCGTCTACCGGGCTGACGGGCGGTTTTGTCAGACGAGCCCCTCAGTCTTTGACGAGGATGGCGCGCGTGTAGAGCAGGGCGAAGCCTTGGCGCTGGACGTTCTGCTGGGATTTCGAGCCGGGCTGGGTGGTGACCACCGCGATGTCGCAGCCCGCCGCGGTTGCGTCGGCCAGCCGCACCGACAGGAGCGAGGACTGGACGCCGTGGCGTCGATGCGCGGGATGTGTTGCGGCACCGGTGAGCTGGGCTACACCCTGGGACATGCGCAGGCTCGCCCCGCCCGCGACCTCGCCGCCACGTCTCGCCAGATACCTGCGGATTCCGGCGGCGGCGGTGAGATCGCGCATCGCGTTCGCGATGACCTCGGCGGGAAACTGCTCGTGGGAGGCCACGCCCTGGGCGTCGGGATGCGCGAAACCCTCGGCTACGACGTCGAGCCAGGCATCGAATTCGTCGTCGCCGCTGGCCTGCACATCGACTCCTTCGGCAACGACCGCGGCGCGCTCGCCATCGAGTTCGAGGCCCAGCACGTTCTCGAACGACACCAGCCGGTACCCGCGCCCGGTGAGCAGTTCCCCGACGCCCGGGTCGCCCAGCTGCGACACCTCGGCCTGCACCGGCGAGTTCCGCTCCGCGAACAGCCGCTCGATCTCCTCGAGCTCGGCGACTTCGGGCACGCCCGCGAACCCGAGCCCGGCCACCTTGTTCAGCGGTGACCCGTCCTCCGCGAACGCGGCCACCCCGCCCGCGAGCGGAATCACGAACCCACGGCCGGCCCCGAGCCGCTCGGATGCGGCCGTGCTACCGGTGCTGATCAGCTCCGTCTCGACCCGCTCGATGCGTGCCGCGAGCTCCGTCCCGCAGAAAAACGTTCCCTGTTCGCTTGGCATGCGCCCGAGCCTAATTCGACGGCCGAGTTCGCCGCCTGCGGATTTCCGTCGCGTGGCGCATCGACCGCGGCGGAGGCCGGCGGTAGTTGCCTGGTCAGGACCACTTCGAGGCTCGTGCCCGCCGCGCGAGGTTGTTCGTGTGCGGTCGGCTCTGCGGTCGTCTCTGCTGTCGGCCGGGGCGGTTCGGGCCAGCGGTCTGGGCGGGTGGGGGACGTTCGGGCGGGCAGGTCGGGGGACGTTCGGGCGGGCAGGTCGGGGGACGTTCGGGCGGGCAGGTCGGGGGACGTTCGCGCGGGAGGTCGTAGGGTCGGGGCGTGGATGGTGAGCGTGCGAGCGGGTTGGTGGTCGGGTTCGATCTGGATATGACGTTGATCGATTCGCGGCCGGGGATCGCGGCCGTGTGGGATGCGGTCGCGGCGAAGACCGGAGTGGCGATCGATTCCGAGCTGGTGGTGTCGAGGTTGGGACCGCCGCTGGCGCACGAGGCGGCGCAGTGGTTTCCGGAGCACGAGGTGCCGGGGATTGTCGCGATGTACCGGGAGTTCTATCCGGAGTTGGCGGTGGCGGCGGCGGAGCATCTCCCCGGGGTGGTCGACGCGCTCGCGGCGGTGCACGCGGCCGGTGGGCGGGTGCTGGTGATCACGGCCAAGAACGGTCCGCACGCGCAACTGCATCTCGACCACCTCGGGCTCGCGGTGGACGAATTGGTCGGCGGCGCCTGGGCGGAGGAGAAGGGGGAGGTGCTGCGCGAGCGCGGCGCCGCGATCTACGTCGGCGACCACCTCGGCGATGTGCGCGCGGCGAAGGTCGCCGACGCGGTGTCGGTGGCGGTGACCACCGGGCCGTACACGGCCGAAGAACTCTCGGCCGCCGGGGCCGACGTGGTGCTCGGCGACCTCACCGAATTCCCGGCCTGGCTCACGGCCCACCTCGGCGAATAGACGCCCCGTCATCCCGGCGCGCTTTTGGCCGGGATCCACACCGGCAGCGTTGGATTCCGGCCAAAAGCATGCCGGAATGACGGAGTGGGCTGCGCCCGGGGGTGAGGACTGGGCTGCGCCGCGGTGAGGATGGCCGCGCCGCGGTGAGGATGGCCGCGCCGCGGTGAGGATGGCCGCGCCGGGGTGAGGATGGCCGCGCCGGGATTGGAACGGTGTGGTTAGAGGTGGGGTGTGAGGGCGAGGGTTACTGCTTGGGAGGGGGTTTCGGCGGGGAGGGCGGCGTGGAGGGGGGTGCCATCGGCGTCGTGGATGCGCCAGCCGTGGAGGGTGACGACGCGGATGGCGCGGTGGTTGGCGAGGGCCAGTTCGGAGAGGGTGCCCCAGGAGCCGCCGAGGACGATGACGGCGTCGGCGGAGGCGACCAGGATGGCGTTGCGGGCTTCGCCCATATCGGTGTAGACGACGGCCGAGAGGCCGGGGCAGATCGCGTCGCGGTCGGTGTCGGGGCGGATGCCGATGACGAGTCCGCCTGCGCGGGAGGCGCCTTCGGCGACGGCGGCCATCACGCCGGCGCCG
This sequence is a window from Nocardia yunnanensis. Protein-coding genes within it:
- a CDS encoding YrdB family protein → MIATAWSAANLTLAFVLELIAVGALAYWGVRTGRGRIARVLLGVGLAVAAMTLWGLFAAPQATYSIPVAAVATKVALFGGASLGLWQLGHRTAAVAFPLLVVANLAVIHLGHLSM
- the fusA gene encoding elongation factor G; the encoded protein is MRTNISRHTLATVRNLGILAHVDAGKTTVTERILFLTGITHKRGEVHDGTTVTDFDPQERDRGITIFAAAVSCRWAGHRLTVIDTPGHVDFSDEVERSLRVLDGAVAVFDAVAGVEPQSESVWRRADRYGVPRIAFVNKMDRAGADLTAAVASIRERLHPVPLPVQLPVYSGDVFTGVVDLVRPRALHWDGGLVEGPVPDRLAADVARARRELEEAVAERNAAALEEFVEHSGLSADTLTAALRELTLAGEVVPVLCGAAYRDIGIEPLLDAVVAYLPSPLDRPAVGDGSRDADPAQPLAALAFKVHATPTGRLTFVRVYSGVMTKGDTVFDASGGRRERIARILRVQADRHEEVESAIAGDIVALVGPKAVRVGATLCAPDAPVQLEPPAPTEPVVSVAVEAKSSADTEKLAVALARLADEDPSLTVRTDPETGQTLLAGLGELHLEVVVEKLRRERGLSVTVGRPQVAYRETVVRGVRGLTYRHVKQDGGSGQWAHIVLDVRPLNESEPGATGFEFESTVVGGRVPAEFVRAVEAGCRDALAEGPLGHPVTGVRVTLTDGATHSKDSSDLAFRTAGRLGVREALRACAMAVLEPVVELTATVPEDYVGAVLGDLAARRGRVTGSVTRIGTMVLTAEVPLAELFGYATRLRSRTQGRGTFTTRPLGYALAP
- a CDS encoding SRPBCC family protein; the protein is MELIPMMYSFTETAVIKGDVDKIWAVATDVDRWADWDPHEEKSRIDGEFAAGTKGWVKPKGAPAGPFTIVAVEPGVSWTSEAGIPFGKLRGHRTYEALGDGTVRVAENVEIHGPFGPLFKLVWEKAMRADMPLTFAALEQEALRRG
- a CDS encoding MarR family winged helix-turn-helix transcriptional regulator, translated to MAEPRGPLMSPGFWLHHAALEWRATLERNLRPLGLTPTQFNLLASAGWLSRQGESPTQQQVADMSGSDRMMASKVIRGLEERELLIRRPDPADARVLRIELTAAGRELASKGVRTAVDTDEQIFGDDGEQLRERLKPIAAHRLPG
- a CDS encoding GNAT family N-acetyltransferase, with amino-acid sequence MPSEQGTFFCGTELAARIERVETELISTGSTAASERLGAGRGFVIPLAGGVAAFAEDGSPLNKVAGLGFAGVPEVAELEEIERLFAERNSPVQAEVSQLGDPGVGELLTGRGYRLVSFENVLGLELDGERAAVVAEGVDVQASGDDEFDAWLDVVAEGFAHPDAQGVASHEQFPAEVIANAMRDLTAAAGIRRYLARRGGEVAGGASLRMSQGVAQLTGAATHPAHRRHGVQSSLLSVRLADATAAGCDIAVVTTQPGSKSQQNVQRQGFALLYTRAILVKD
- a CDS encoding HAD family hydrolase, whose product is MDGERASGLVVGFDLDMTLIDSRPGIAAVWDAVAAKTGVAIDSELVVSRLGPPLAHEAAQWFPEHEVPGIVAMYREFYPELAVAAAEHLPGVVDALAAVHAAGGRVLVITAKNGPHAQLHLDHLGLAVDELVGGAWAEEKGEVLRERGAAIYVGDHLGDVRAAKVADAVSVAVTTGPYTAEELSAAGADVVLGDLTEFPAWLTAHLGE
- a CDS encoding LOG family protein, with the translated sequence MPALQIAVCGPRDCTDREAAAAREVGGLLAAAGATVLCGGGAGVMAAVAEGASRAGGLVIGIRPDTDRDAICPGLSAVVYTDMGEARNAILVASADAVIVLGGSWGTLSELALANHRAIRVVTLHGWRIHDADGTPLHAALPAETPSQAVTLALTPHL